A genomic stretch from Macadamia integrifolia cultivar HAES 741 unplaced genomic scaffold, SCU_Mint_v3 scaffold3565, whole genome shotgun sequence includes:
- the LOC122068206 gene encoding protein FIZZY-RELATED 1-like translates to MGDPVTPVKENRSEMGVNPSSSSSTSSSLLNLPSNMSRSALSLETPLSSSSSSSPSSSRSHIDRLLGVGINPSPSRTIYSDRFIPSRSASNFTLFDISPSSNSSSEGREDGSGTYATLLRTVLFDPDSGVVSPITPEKPAYF, encoded by the coding sequence ATGGGGGATCCTGTAACTCCTGTAAAAGAGAACCGATCAGAGATGGGGgtaaacccttcttcttcttcttcaacctcttcgTCACTCTTGAATCTCCCTTCTAATATGTCGCGAAGCGCTCTGTCTCTTGAAACTCCTttgtcttcgtcttcttcttcttctccttcttcttctaggagCCACATAGATCGCCTGTTGGGTGTAGGGATTAATCCTTCTCCTTCTAGAACAATTTATAGTGACCGCTTCATCCCTAGCAGATCTGCTTCTAATTTCACTCTTTTTGATATCTCTCCGTCGTCGAACTCCTCGTCGGAGGGGCGCGAAGATGGGTCTGGTACTTACGCTACTCTGCTGAGGACAGTTCTCTTTGACCCTGATTCGGGGGTTGTTTCGCCGATTACTCCTGAGAAACCCGCATACTTTTAA